The following are from one region of the bacterium genome:
- the dctP gene encoding TRAP transporter substrate-binding protein DctP yields MKRLGSSAKLIGFLLASMFLGWSGICEAQGKASQPQVIKISHQWPGGTLEKGDFRDRLCRLFAKKAEQMTSGALKFEVYPASVLFKPQAQYDAMLKGALDMSVFPLDYAAGKVPQFSITLMPCIVKDHQQAMRWKDSAIGKKIESICEENGIKILTWAWCGGGIASRGKPVRLPEDMKGLKARAAGKMFEKMLHEGAGAAITSMPSSEIYFALQTGVLDVCLTSSSSFESYRLYEQVQHYTSPRKTTIWYMLEPLVISMASWKKLSAEHQKVLMEVGRELEKFALEEAIKDDTEVAQLFQEKGVKVYDMTPEDFQVWLEVSKKTAWKEFAEKVKEGKELLEMALAVK; encoded by the coding sequence ATGAAACGTTTGGGGTCAAGTGCAAAATTAATAGGCTTTTTGCTGGCCAGTATGTTCTTGGGGTGGAGCGGTATTTGCGAGGCCCAGGGCAAGGCTTCCCAGCCGCAGGTGATAAAGATATCCCACCAGTGGCCGGGTGGGACCCTGGAGAAAGGTGATTTCAGGGATCGGCTGTGTAGGCTTTTTGCAAAGAAGGCAGAGCAGATGACTTCTGGGGCACTCAAATTCGAGGTGTACCCGGCCTCGGTGCTTTTCAAACCCCAGGCCCAATATGATGCCATGCTCAAGGGTGCCCTGGATATGAGCGTATTTCCCCTGGACTATGCTGCTGGCAAAGTCCCCCAGTTTTCCATAACCCTCATGCCCTGTATCGTAAAAGATCACCAGCAGGCCATGAGGTGGAAAGATTCGGCCATAGGCAAGAAGATCGAGAGCATATGTGAAGAAAACGGCATCAAGATCCTCACATGGGCATGGTGCGGTGGCGGGATAGCCAGCCGTGGCAAGCCGGTGAGGCTTCCGGAAGATATGAAAGGCCTCAAAGCCAGGGCCGCGGGCAAGATGTTCGAGAAGATGCTTCATGAGGGAGCTGGCGCAGCCATCACCAGCATGCCTTCCTCTGAGATATATTTTGCTCTTCAGACAGGGGTGCTGGATGTCTGTCTGACTTCATCTTCCTCTTTTGAGTCATACAGGCTCTATGAACAGGTTCAACACTACACCTCCCCCAGAAAGACCACCATCTGGTACATGCTGGAGCCCCTTGTGATCTCCATGGCTTCGTGGAAGAAACTTTCTGCCGAGCACCAGAAAGTGCTGATGGAGGTTGGCAGGGAGCTGGAGAAGTTTGCCTTGGAAGAGGCCATAAAGGACGACACCGAGGTGGCGCAGTTGTTTCAGGAAAAAGGAGTCAAGGTCTATGACATGACTCCGGAGGACTTCCAGGTCTGGCTAGAGGTCTCCAAGAAGACAGCCTGGAAGGAGTTTGCCGAAAAGGTAAAGGAGGGTAAGGAACTTCTGGAGATGGCCTTGGCTGTGAAGTGA
- a CDS encoding CvpA family protein has protein sequence MNPLDIVFLGILGVSLLYSTWKGFVRDVFSLVGILGGFLLAARYYPFVATWLRPWLKTEWVAALVACGVLFLAAYVGVSLVGRMLGRSLRLLKLGWLDRTVGFGFGLLKGLVLCLGLFVALVNILPSKTAVLQESRLAPVLVELVKDLGEKLPGQAGKWLQELTRPGGKREGWKQAQSNGKQT, from the coding sequence ATGAACCCCTTAGACATAGTCTTCTTGGGAATCTTGGGCGTGAGCCTGCTGTACAGCACCTGGAAGGGTTTTGTAAGGGATGTTTTTTCCCTGGTGGGGATCCTGGGAGGATTCCTTTTGGCCGCGCGTTATTATCCATTTGTGGCAACCTGGCTCAGGCCCTGGCTCAAGACCGAGTGGGTGGCGGCCTTGGTGGCATGTGGGGTGTTGTTCTTGGCTGCGTACGTGGGGGTGTCCTTGGTGGGCAGGATGCTGGGAAGGAGCCTGAGGCTCCTCAAGCTGGGATGGTTGGATAGAACCGTGGGTTTCGGCTTTGGACTCTTAAAGGGGCTGGTGCTGTGTCTGGGGCTTTTTGTGGCCCTGGTAAACATTCTGCCGTCCAAGACAGCGGTCTTGCAAGAATCTAGGCTGGCCCCTGTGCTTGTTGAGCTCGTCAAAGATTTAGGGGAAAAGCTGCCCGGCCAGGCAGGAAAGTGGTTGCAAGAACTGACAAGGCCAGGTGGGAAGCGGGAAGGCTGGAAGCAGGCGCAAAGCAATGGAAAGCAAACCTGA
- a CDS encoding ATP-binding cassette domain-containing protein, whose product MIQIQQLSFRYAKDKPWILNGLNLEIPRGEFTVLLGPNGSGKSTLADLLAGLLVPTSGHVKVDGLDSRHNPAHLTGKVGLVFQNPEHQFFHDTVSADVAFGPENLGLSSAQVKHRVERVLKEVGIEELAEHSPQQLSGGQKQLVAIAGILAMEPEYLILDEPTAMLDPPSKRRIRNVVKNLHASRGCAVLWITQDMEEMRGATRALVLSEGRIALEGFPDKLMEKPEVLAALGLDPPLSMELERMLKRQGMEEAAHFVRRRSMELLGLGA is encoded by the coding sequence ATGATCCAGATTCAGCAGCTTAGCTTTAGATATGCCAAGGACAAACCCTGGATCCTCAATGGGCTGAATCTGGAGATCCCAAGGGGCGAGTTCACCGTACTTCTTGGACCCAACGGTTCTGGCAAGTCCACCCTGGCCGATTTGTTGGCCGGCTTGCTTGTGCCAACTTCAGGTCATGTCAAGGTAGATGGTCTGGACTCAAGACACAACCCCGCACACCTGACGGGCAAGGTGGGATTGGTGTTCCAGAATCCGGAGCACCAGTTTTTTCATGACACTGTGAGTGCAGATGTGGCTTTTGGACCCGAGAACCTGGGACTTTCAAGCGCTCAGGTAAAGCACAGGGTGGAGCGGGTTCTCAAAGAGGTGGGCATAGAGGAACTGGCAGAACATTCCCCTCAACAGTTATCTGGAGGACAAAAGCAACTGGTGGCCATAGCGGGAATCCTTGCCATGGAACCCGAGTATCTGATCCTGGACGAACCCACGGCCATGCTGGATCCCCCATCCAAACGCAGGATCAGAAATGTGGTAAAAAACCTCCATGCTTCAAGAGGCTGTGCAGTATTGTGGATCACCCAGGACATGGAGGAAATGCGGGGAGCCACCAGGGCCCTGGTGCTGTCAGAAGGGCGGATAGCCTTGGAGGGTTTCCCCGATAAGCTCATGGAAAAACCAGAGGTTCTGGCTGCCCTGGGCCTTGATCCTCCCTTGAGCATGGAGCTGGAGCGCATGCTCAAGAGGCAGGGCATGGAGGAGGCAGCCCATTTTGTGCGAAGGCGCTCCATGGAGCTCCTGGGACTCGGAGCTTAA
- a CDS encoding Hsp20/alpha crystallin family protein — protein sequence MDVIKKIGIRRGLEDMQDQMERMMEEVAQHLSRSFFPRSSPGFAPPMDLYETPEEILILVEMAGMRSEEIQVIMDRGVLRISGVRTNPVCDPQRRVHQMEIDFGPFERSVRIRVPVQEEKIQAVYRDGFLMIRVPKGPELSREILVK from the coding sequence ATGGATGTCATAAAGAAGATAGGAATCCGAAGAGGTCTGGAAGACATGCAGGACCAGATGGAGCGAATGATGGAAGAGGTGGCCCAACACCTCTCTCGTTCTTTTTTCCCCAGGTCCTCTCCAGGATTTGCCCCGCCCATGGATCTGTACGAGACTCCTGAGGAGATCCTGATACTGGTGGAGATGGCCGGTATGCGCAGCGAGGAGATTCAGGTGATCATGGATCGTGGGGTGCTTAGGATCTCAGGGGTGCGCACAAATCCAGTCTGCGATCCCCAAAGAAGGGTCCATCAAATGGAAATTGATTTTGGTCCTTTTGAGAGAAGTGTTCGCATCCGCGTGCCCGTGCAGGAGGAAAAGATTCAGGCTGTTTATCGAGATGGCTTCCTGATGATTCGGGTTCCTAAGGGGCCTGAGCTGAGCCGGGAGATCCTGGTCAAGTAA
- a CDS encoding TRAP transporter large permease has product MLQDPITLGIIIIGVLFVALFSGMPIAFGLGVPSLVFMYLFLDPAQFDMTALVMFDGVNDFGLLAIPLFVLMGAIVAVTPCGADLYEGIHRWIYKLPGGLAISNVLACAIFSALCGSSPATAAAIGTMGIPEMRKRGYPESLACGSIVGGGALGNLIPPGVVPIVYGIATQTSIGKLFIGSVIPGIVVTAMMCAWVVLYARWARNRQAIPTAVQAGAGGGPTGREFYGEVSYSFQERMAGILKVSPFMLLVVFLLVVLYGGYATPSEAAGVCAIATFVMVILIYRLRSFKAYKDILEMTVRESVMIMLIIASSFLFTTLLTKLYITQAITQSLVSWGLNRWVLMGTINFFFLILGCLLPPVAIVLIACPILHPVITAYGFDPVWFGIIITMNMEVGMITPPFGLNLFVVKGIAPSIPLEKILAGSTPFALCLALGIVVCSVWPELITWLPSQMIR; this is encoded by the coding sequence ATGCTCCAGGATCCCATAACATTGGGGATCATCATCATAGGAGTTCTTTTCGTGGCCCTTTTCAGCGGCATGCCCATAGCCTTTGGCCTGGGAGTGCCTTCTCTGGTTTTCATGTACCTTTTCCTGGATCCTGCCCAGTTCGACATGACGGCACTTGTGATGTTCGATGGAGTGAACGACTTCGGCCTTCTGGCCATACCTCTTTTCGTGCTCATGGGGGCCATAGTGGCCGTGACTCCTTGCGGTGCAGACCTGTATGAGGGGATTCATCGGTGGATATATAAGCTCCCAGGAGGCCTTGCCATCAGCAATGTGCTTGCCTGCGCCATCTTTTCGGCCCTGTGCGGATCCAGCCCTGCCACAGCTGCGGCCATAGGAACCATGGGCATACCCGAGATGCGCAAGCGAGGATACCCAGAATCATTGGCCTGTGGCTCCATAGTGGGGGGCGGAGCCCTGGGCAACCTGATTCCCCCTGGTGTGGTGCCCATTGTTTATGGGATAGCAACCCAGACTTCCATTGGAAAGCTCTTTATCGGAAGCGTGATCCCCGGGATAGTGGTAACGGCCATGATGTGCGCCTGGGTGGTGCTATATGCCAGATGGGCCCGCAACAGGCAGGCCATACCCACTGCGGTCCAGGCAGGGGCAGGAGGTGGTCCTACGGGAAGGGAGTTTTACGGGGAGGTCTCTTACAGCTTTCAGGAAAGAATGGCAGGCATTCTCAAGGTGAGCCCTTTCATGCTCCTGGTTGTATTTCTCCTGGTGGTTCTCTACGGTGGATACGCCACACCCAGTGAGGCTGCGGGAGTATGCGCCATAGCAACCTTTGTCATGGTCATCCTCATCTACAGGCTACGCTCCTTCAAGGCGTACAAAGATATCCTGGAGATGACAGTTAGGGAAAGCGTGATGATCATGCTCATAATCGCCAGTTCATTTCTTTTCACCACGCTTCTAACAAAGCTTTACATAACTCAGGCCATCACCCAGTCTCTGGTGAGCTGGGGTCTGAATAGGTGGGTCTTGATGGGAACCATCAACTTCTTTTTTCTGATACTGGGCTGTTTGCTCCCACCCGTGGCCATAGTGCTCATAGCCTGTCCCATTCTCCATCCTGTTATCACCGCATATGGATTCGATCCAGTATGGTTCGGTATCATCATCACCATGAACATGGAGGTGGGCATGATCACCCCGCCTTTTGGGCTTAATCTCTTTGTGGTCAAGGGCATAGCCCCCAGCATACCCTTGGAGAAGATCCTGGCAGGATCAACTCCTTTTGCCCTGTGCCTGGCCCTGGGCATTGTGGTCTGTTCTGTCTGGCCGGAGCTCATCACATGGCTTCCGAGCCAGATGATCCGTTGA
- the dapA gene encoding 4-hydroxy-tetrahydrodipicolinate synthase: MDLRGCHIPLVTPFLEDGSIDEPGLRKLVNHLIEVEGVDGLVPCGTTGESPTLTHEEHGRVIEIVVQEARGRVPVIAGTGSNSTAEAIEMTRHAERVGADATLQVCPYYNKPMQGGLLAHFRAIAQSTRLPVVLYNIPGRTGRNIEPETVIELAKLDGIIGIKDACGDLTQTMRILEATRQGKKPFYVLSGEDALTFPMMALGGHGVICAVGNVIGREYREMVHLMLEGRVEEAREIHFRTLPVVRALFMETNPVPVKEALNMMGLPAGPLRLPLTPMSQANREILRKALQAIGRL, translated from the coding sequence ATGGACCTAAGGGGATGTCACATACCATTGGTGACGCCGTTTCTGGAGGATGGAAGCATAGATGAACCTGGGCTTAGGAAGTTGGTGAATCATCTCATAGAGGTGGAGGGTGTAGACGGGCTTGTGCCTTGTGGGACCACAGGGGAGTCGCCCACCCTCACACATGAGGAGCACGGCCGGGTCATAGAGATCGTGGTTCAAGAGGCCAGGGGCAGGGTTCCTGTGATTGCGGGAACCGGTTCCAACAGCACTGCTGAGGCCATAGAGATGACTAGGCACGCAGAGCGGGTTGGGGCAGATGCCACTCTTCAGGTTTGTCCATATTACAATAAACCCATGCAGGGGGGGTTGCTGGCCCATTTCAGGGCCATAGCCCAAAGCACCAGGCTTCCCGTGGTGCTATATAATATTCCCGGCCGCACAGGTCGCAACATAGAGCCCGAGACGGTCATAGAGCTGGCCAAGCTGGATGGCATAATAGGGATAAAGGATGCTTGCGGGGATCTTACCCAGACCATGCGCATCCTGGAGGCCACCCGCCAAGGCAAGAAACCCTTCTATGTGCTTTCCGGGGAAGATGCCCTGACCTTCCCCATGATGGCTCTGGGGGGTCATGGGGTGATATGTGCGGTGGGCAACGTGATAGGAAGGGAATACAGGGAAATGGTTCACCTCATGCTGGAAGGCCGTGTGGAAGAAGCCAGGGAGATCCATTTCCGAACCCTTCCTGTGGTAAGAGCCCTCTTTATGGAAACCAACCCGGTGCCTGTGAAAGAAGCCCTCAACATGATGGGCCTTCCGGCTGGGCCCCTGAGGCTTCCCCTGACTCCCATGAGCCAGGCCAATAGGGAAATCTTGAGAAAGGCTCTGCAGGCAATAGGCCGATTGTGA
- a CDS encoding energy-coupling factor transporter transmembrane component T: protein MSGPLLQEASSTLHRAPAWLKLGLGFLLGITLASLSHPLVPALSTLIWLILQALAKQNPWKTMRSCWPALPLVGAIGLTHGLGGHWLSGLLLLWRLCLLLWIAHLVAACTSSGEFLKLLERILRPFPLRWLGISSRDVGIMLLISIRFLPLMQEEIKSLLKAQRARAFSPRRLSWKERFKHLLLMGQLLLEGVFRRAEQVSRALRARAYLPGSLNGSSGSEAM, encoded by the coding sequence ATGTCAGGCCCGCTCTTACAAGAGGCCTCCTCTACGCTTCATAGAGCGCCTGCCTGGCTCAAACTGGGCTTGGGCTTTTTACTTGGAATCACGCTGGCAAGCCTTTCCCATCCCCTGGTGCCAGCACTTTCAACCCTCATCTGGTTGATCCTTCAAGCTCTGGCAAAGCAGAATCCCTGGAAAACCATGCGTTCCTGCTGGCCAGCGCTTCCCCTGGTGGGGGCAATAGGCCTGACCCATGGGCTGGGTGGGCATTGGCTCTCGGGCTTACTGCTTCTGTGGAGGCTCTGCCTGCTTCTTTGGATTGCCCACCTGGTGGCAGCCTGCACTTCTTCAGGAGAATTTCTCAAGCTTCTGGAGCGGATCTTGAGACCCTTCCCCTTGAGATGGCTGGGGATCTCATCCAGAGACGTGGGAATCATGCTGCTTATCTCCATACGCTTTCTGCCATTGATGCAGGAAGAGATAAAGAGTCTGCTCAAGGCTCAAAGGGCCAGGGCCTTTTCTCCACGCAGGCTTTCATGGAAAGAGCGTTTCAAACACCTTCTCCTTATGGGCCAGCTTCTGTTGGAGGGGGTCTTTCGTCGGGCCGAGCAGGTGAGCCGAGCCCTCAGGGCCAGGGCGTACCTGCCTGGAAGCCTCAACGGATCATCTGGCTCGGAAGCCATGTGA
- a CDS encoding TRAP transporter small permease subunit: MELLMRLARWVEGFNRVLYWISAVAILVSSLILSYEVLMRYVFKIPTIWEIESAIYLGVMATFLGSAYGLKDGAHINIDVVIRALRPEVRDKMERITSCMALLFTSYVAYKGWGLFWEAFSKGWRSESLWGPPLAIPYLFLPLGMTMLSLQLLIQILGLSGRACTGHTH, translated from the coding sequence ATGGAGCTGTTGATGAGGCTTGCCAGGTGGGTGGAGGGATTCAACAGGGTGCTCTACTGGATAAGTGCGGTGGCCATATTGGTATCCTCCCTCATACTCAGCTACGAAGTACTCATGCGTTACGTTTTCAAGATTCCCACCATCTGGGAAATAGAGTCGGCCATCTACCTGGGGGTGATGGCTACCTTCCTGGGCTCTGCATATGGGCTCAAAGACGGAGCCCACATAAACATAGATGTGGTCATAAGGGCCTTGCGCCCAGAGGTAAGAGACAAGATGGAAAGGATCACCTCATGCATGGCCTTGCTCTTCACCTCATATGTGGCCTACAAGGGTTGGGGTCTCTTCTGGGAGGCCTTCAGCAAGGGATGGCGTTCCGAGTCCCTCTGGGGGCCTCCCCTGGCAATTCCCTATCTTTTCCTGCCCCTTGGCATGACCATGCTCTCACTGCAGTTGTTGATCCAGATTCTGGGCTTGAGTGGGAGGGCCTGCACAGGTCATACCCATTGA
- the lon gene encoding endopeptidase La encodes MSEEPTVENSVEQEAPGALPEEVPIMPLKEMVAFPKMMLPMIVADERLVRLVDEAVVRDRFMGLVALREGAEEKDPSGLYQVGVLVLIQKMLKMPDGSLRLLVQALARMQVMEYIQQEPYLRAKIRVLEDQLVEDLETQALMSNIKGLFKRLLDMSPHLPSELGIIALNVENPGNLADLVAANLNVKVEEKQEVLEALEVKDRLQKVLRLLNREVQILELGSKIQNEIKGQMDKVQRDFYLREQLKAIQRELGETDEKTAEIQELREKIEKAQMPQEAKEVALKELDRLSKMPPAAAEYTVSRTYLDWLVDLPWSIFTQDNMDIDRARAVLDEDHYDLEKVKKRIIEYLAVRKLKPDAKGPILCFVGPPGTGKTSLGQSIARALGRKFVRLSLGGVRDEAEIRGHRRTYVGALPGRIIQGIRKARSSNPIFMLDEVDKLGMDFRGDPSSALLEVLDPEQNHSFSDHYLEVPYDLSRVMFITTANVLETIPAPLRDRMEVLELPGYTLEEKAMIAQQYLIPRQLEAHGLPHDAISFDKRAIRRIIQEYTKEAGVRNLEREIAAICRAVASEHASGRSKKVHVTPASVMSYLGQAKFYSEVAERTSQAGVATGLAWTPVGGDILFVEATKMPGKKSLILTGQLGDVMKESAQAALSFIRANAESLKIDPEFFEKYDIHVHVPAGAIPKDGPSAGVTILAALISLLTDRPVRPDVAMTGEITLRGLVLPVGGIKEKVLAAHRAGIQTVILPEKNRKDLEEVPQKVRKEMRFHLIRRMEEVARLALRPAPRKSKAQRVRPGDQREPRAAMPQEP; translated from the coding sequence ATGAGCGAGGAACCCACCGTAGAGAACTCAGTGGAGCAGGAGGCTCCAGGCGCTCTGCCCGAGGAAGTCCCCATAATGCCCCTGAAGGAGATGGTGGCTTTCCCCAAGATGATGCTTCCCATGATCGTGGCAGACGAGCGGCTTGTGAGGCTTGTGGACGAAGCCGTGGTGCGCGATAGGTTCATGGGACTGGTGGCCTTGAGAGAAGGTGCTGAAGAAAAGGATCCTTCAGGCCTTTACCAGGTTGGGGTACTGGTCCTAATACAAAAGATGTTGAAAATGCCTGATGGAAGCCTTCGATTATTGGTCCAGGCTCTGGCCAGGATGCAGGTGATGGAATACATCCAGCAGGAGCCTTACCTGAGGGCAAAGATCAGGGTCCTGGAAGACCAGCTGGTGGAGGATCTGGAGACTCAGGCTTTGATGTCCAACATCAAGGGTCTTTTCAAGAGGCTTCTGGATATGTCTCCCCATCTGCCCTCAGAGTTGGGCATCATAGCCTTGAACGTGGAAAACCCAGGTAACCTGGCTGACCTGGTGGCTGCCAATCTGAATGTGAAGGTTGAGGAAAAACAGGAGGTTCTAGAGGCTCTGGAGGTCAAAGACAGACTCCAAAAGGTGCTTAGACTGCTCAACAGGGAGGTCCAGATCCTGGAATTGGGAAGTAAGATCCAAAACGAGATCAAGGGGCAGATGGACAAGGTTCAGAGGGATTTTTACCTCAGGGAGCAGCTAAAGGCCATCCAGAGAGAGCTTGGGGAAACGGATGAAAAGACCGCCGAGATCCAAGAATTGAGAGAAAAGATAGAGAAGGCCCAAATGCCCCAGGAAGCCAAGGAAGTGGCGCTCAAGGAATTGGACAGGCTCTCCAAGATGCCCCCCGCTGCGGCAGAATACACGGTCTCGCGCACCTATCTGGATTGGCTGGTGGATCTGCCCTGGTCCATCTTCACCCAGGACAACATGGACATAGATAGAGCCAGGGCGGTCTTGGATGAAGATCATTATGATCTGGAAAAGGTCAAGAAACGCATAATAGAGTACCTTGCGGTGAGAAAGCTCAAACCCGATGCCAAGGGGCCCATCCTTTGCTTTGTGGGGCCTCCAGGCACTGGCAAGACATCTTTGGGCCAATCCATAGCAAGGGCTCTGGGCAGGAAGTTCGTCAGGCTTTCCCTGGGCGGTGTGAGGGACGAGGCAGAGATCAGGGGTCACCGCAGGACTTATGTAGGGGCCTTGCCCGGGCGAATCATCCAAGGCATACGCAAGGCTAGATCCTCAAATCCCATCTTCATGCTGGACGAAGTGGACAAACTGGGGATGGACTTCAGGGGTGATCCATCCTCGGCCCTCTTGGAAGTGTTGGACCCGGAGCAAAATCACTCCTTCTCTGATCATTACCTGGAGGTGCCCTATGATCTTTCCAGGGTCATGTTTATAACCACAGCCAATGTGCTGGAAACCATTCCAGCACCACTGAGGGACAGGATGGAGGTGTTGGAGCTACCCGGGTACACCTTGGAGGAAAAGGCCATGATAGCCCAGCAGTATCTCATACCCAGACAGCTGGAAGCCCACGGCCTGCCCCATGATGCCATTTCTTTCGACAAGAGGGCTATCAGGAGAATCATTCAGGAATATACAAAGGAAGCCGGGGTGCGAAATCTGGAAAGGGAGATAGCTGCAATTTGCAGGGCTGTGGCCAGCGAGCACGCCTCGGGCAGGTCCAAGAAGGTCCATGTGACTCCGGCCAGTGTGATGTCCTATCTGGGACAAGCCAAGTTCTATTCTGAGGTGGCAGAGAGGACCTCCCAGGCAGGTGTGGCCACAGGCCTCGCCTGGACTCCCGTGGGAGGCGACATCCTCTTTGTGGAGGCCACCAAGATGCCGGGCAAGAAATCCTTGATCCTGACAGGGCAACTGGGCGATGTGATGAAGGAATCTGCACAGGCAGCCCTGAGCTTCATCAGAGCCAATGCAGAAAGTCTCAAGATCGACCCAGAGTTCTTTGAGAAATATGACATACATGTGCATGTGCCTGCAGGAGCTATTCCCAAAGACGGTCCATCTGCGGGTGTGACCATACTGGCAGCCTTGATCTCGCTGTTGACAGATCGTCCTGTACGGCCGGATGTGGCCATGACCGGGGAGATAACCCTAAGGGGCCTGGTCCTGCCCGTAGGCGGCATAAAGGAAAAGGTGCTGGCTGCACACAGAGCCGGGATACAGACGGTCATTCTGCCTGAAAAAAACCGCAAGGATCTGGAAGAGGTTCCACAGAAGGTTCGAAAAGAGATGCGCTTTCATCTGATCAGACGCATGGAGGAGGTGGCACGCCTTGCTCTTAGGCCTGCCCCTCGAAAGTCAAAGGCTCAGCGTGTGAGGCCTGGTGATCAAAGGGAGCCCAGGGCGGCCATGCCCCAGGAGCCCTGA
- the dnaA gene encoding chromosomal replication initiator protein DnaA, protein MQAIWDQAKEVVKESMDPEGFQRWIAPLRLVEGEGDHLLLECPSGFFKDWVERHHREQLEKALRKVAGVDRPLKFLVQKRPDEPSPKEKRAVQMRFGDLSPSPLWQSGLNGDYTFDRFVVGPCNEFAYSAALEVARSQRTRYNPLLLLANVGLGKSHLSSAIGNHVVEHGPQQRVCYTTAEGFMTEMVKGLKNKHLESFKEKYRRQCDVLVIDGIEFLSGKAHTQIELSHTLDALTSARKRIVLTSNLPPKDIPEMEEILRSRITSGLVVDIKPPDLDTRCRILQHKSKQEGVELPEEVTDYLARRFTDNVRQLESGLIHLLAKASLLRRPVDLELAREVTRDLLRESALPSKPTIEQILDCVCHHFKIEREALLSRSRKKAVYYPRQVAMYLCRQHTDATLTSIGKAFKRDHASVIHSLAVIQKRCLADTTTRHQLAFLSQQILKDS, encoded by the coding sequence ATGCAGGCCATCTGGGATCAAGCCAAGGAAGTGGTAAAGGAATCCATGGATCCTGAGGGCTTTCAGCGCTGGATAGCTCCTCTGCGTCTGGTGGAGGGTGAGGGGGACCATTTGTTGCTGGAGTGCCCCAGTGGGTTCTTCAAGGATTGGGTGGAGAGGCATCATCGAGAACAGCTGGAGAAGGCCCTAAGAAAAGTTGCCGGTGTGGACAGGCCATTGAAGTTTCTGGTACAGAAGCGCCCTGATGAGCCCTCCCCCAAGGAGAAAAGAGCTGTCCAGATGCGCTTCGGGGACTTAAGTCCGTCCCCTTTGTGGCAGTCAGGATTGAACGGGGATTATACATTTGATCGTTTTGTGGTGGGTCCATGCAATGAGTTCGCTTACAGCGCAGCCTTGGAAGTAGCCAGATCCCAAAGGACCCGTTACAATCCGCTTTTGCTCTTGGCCAATGTGGGCTTGGGCAAGAGCCATCTATCCAGCGCCATAGGTAACCATGTAGTGGAACACGGACCTCAACAGAGGGTGTGCTACACCACTGCCGAAGGCTTCATGACAGAGATGGTAAAGGGTTTGAAGAACAAACACCTGGAAAGCTTCAAAGAGAAGTACAGGCGCCAGTGTGATGTGCTGGTCATAGACGGCATAGAGTTTTTGAGCGGCAAGGCCCACACTCAGATCGAACTTTCTCACACTCTAGACGCCCTGACCAGTGCTCGCAAGAGGATAGTGCTTACCAGCAATCTGCCTCCCAAAGACATCCCTGAAATGGAAGAGATACTGAGATCCAGGATCACCAGCGGTCTGGTGGTGGACATAAAGCCCCCGGATCTGGATACACGCTGCAGAATCCTGCAACATAAATCAAAACAAGAAGGGGTGGAACTTCCCGAGGAAGTCACCGACTACCTGGCCAGACGATTTACAGACAATGTCAGGCAACTGGAAAGTGGTCTTATTCATCTTCTTGCCAAGGCCTCCCTGTTGAGGAGACCCGTGGATTTGGAATTGGCCAGGGAGGTGACGAGGGATCTTCTGAGGGAAAGCGCTCTGCCTTCGAAACCTACCATAGAGCAGATATTGGATTGCGTCTGCCACCATTTCAAGATAGAAAGGGAAGCCCTTTTGTCCAGATCCAGGAAAAAGGCTGTGTACTATCCAAGACAGGTGGCCATGTATCTTTGTCGCCAGCACACAGACGCCACCCTGACTAGCATAGGCAAGGCCTTCAAAAGGGACCACGCATCTGTGATTCATTCATTGGCCGTGATTCAAAAAAGGTGTCTGGCAGACACAACCACAAGGCACCAGTTGGCCTTTTTGTCTCAGCAGATCTTGAAAGATAGCTGA